One Synechococcus sp. PROS-9-1 DNA window includes the following coding sequences:
- the purE gene encoding 5-(carboxyamino)imidazole ribonucleotide mutase — protein MSKPSEPTIVATPRVAVIMGSDSDLPTLKPAVSALEELGVKVEVRVLSAHRTPLEMVDFARHAKQLGFRVIVAGAGGAAHLPGMVASLTTLPVIGVPVKSRALSGVDSLHSIVQMPGGIPVATVAIGGGLNAGLLAAQILAISDSALSERLEAYRQQLHDMVVDKDARLNDLGTDAYLDSMSSS, from the coding sequence GTGTCCAAGCCATCGGAGCCCACAATCGTCGCCACTCCCCGTGTTGCAGTGATCATGGGGAGTGATTCTGATTTGCCGACCCTGAAGCCAGCGGTTTCGGCTCTTGAAGAACTAGGCGTCAAGGTTGAGGTGCGTGTGCTTTCGGCCCATCGCACTCCACTGGAAATGGTTGACTTTGCCCGCCATGCCAAACAGCTGGGATTCCGGGTGATCGTTGCTGGGGCAGGCGGTGCTGCCCACCTTCCAGGAATGGTGGCCTCACTCACCACACTTCCTGTGATCGGTGTTCCTGTGAAGAGTCGAGCTCTCTCGGGAGTGGACTCCCTGCATTCCATCGTTCAGATGCCTGGGGGAATCCCTGTGGCCACGGTTGCGATCGGAGGAGGTTTAAACGCTGGTTTGCTGGCCGCTCAGATTCTGGCAATCAGTGATTCGGCCCTCTCGGAACGACTGGAGGCGTATCGCCAGCAACTTCACGACATGGTGGTTGACAAGGATGCCCGCCTCAACGATCTCGGTACTGACGCGTATCTCGATTCCATGTCGAGTAGCTGA
- a CDS encoding amidohydrolase family protein, with protein sequence MRRITHVCLPHSTNKDGHSQQWWLQIDQQNRIVDLGLMPDGSAIAGESWRGDVLSPMGVDLQINGGLGLPFPELTETALPQLLQLLDQLWRDGLEAISPTLVTCGVEPLRRALAVLRQAREAHQPYRCQLLGAHLEGPFLAESRRGAHPRHHLASPTMAELKARISGFEHEIALVTLAPELDGAAALIDHLCGLGIRMALGHSTADATTANAAFERGVTMLTHSFNAMQGLHHRNPGPIGAACLRDDIALGLIADGVHVDPTMAVLLQRLAGDQLVLVSDALAPYGLKDGVHHWDERALLVADGTCRLEDGTLAGVTLPLLEGVKRLARWSSHPSAAIYAATVAPRKVLSAQATFQMLGRSLNELLRWHWDSETKTLSWQHAD encoded by the coding sequence ATGCGCCGGATCACACACGTCTGTTTGCCCCACAGCACCAATAAGGACGGGCACTCTCAGCAGTGGTGGCTTCAGATCGATCAGCAAAACCGCATTGTTGATCTGGGGCTGATGCCTGATGGGTCTGCCATCGCTGGTGAAAGCTGGCGCGGAGATGTGCTCAGTCCGATGGGTGTGGACCTCCAGATCAATGGAGGCTTGGGACTGCCGTTCCCAGAACTGACAGAGACTGCGTTGCCACAACTCCTGCAACTCCTCGATCAGCTCTGGCGCGATGGCTTGGAAGCGATCAGTCCCACCCTTGTGACGTGCGGCGTTGAGCCCTTGCGCCGAGCCCTTGCTGTGCTCAGGCAGGCCCGTGAAGCTCACCAGCCCTATCGCTGCCAGCTGCTTGGTGCCCATTTAGAAGGCCCTTTTCTTGCCGAATCAAGACGGGGAGCCCATCCGCGCCATCACCTCGCCAGTCCAACCATGGCCGAACTCAAGGCACGCATCAGCGGCTTTGAGCACGAGATTGCCCTAGTCACACTCGCTCCAGAACTCGATGGGGCCGCGGCCTTGATCGACCACCTTTGTGGCCTGGGCATTCGCATGGCCCTTGGTCACAGCACAGCGGATGCAACCACGGCCAACGCAGCGTTTGAAAGGGGCGTAACGATGCTGACCCACAGCTTCAATGCGATGCAGGGGTTGCATCACCGCAATCCCGGACCGATCGGAGCCGCCTGTCTGCGGGATGACATTGCACTCGGCCTGATTGCTGATGGGGTTCACGTGGACCCCACGATGGCGGTGCTCTTGCAGCGACTGGCAGGCGATCAACTCGTGCTCGTGAGCGACGCACTCGCCCCCTACGGATTAAAAGACGGTGTTCACCACTGGGATGAGCGTGCGCTTCTGGTTGCCGATGGCACCTGCCGGCTTGAGGATGGAACCCTTGCAGGCGTGACCTTGCCGCTGCTTGAGGGAGTGAAGCGGCTGGCCCGCTGGAGTTCCCATCCAAGTGCTGCCATTTATGCCGCAACCGTTGCACCCAGGAAGGTCCTCAGTGCCCAAGCAACGTTCCAGATGCTTGGACGCTCTCTGAACGAGCTGTTGCGCTGGCATTGGGATAGCGAGACCAAAACCCTCAGCTGGCAACACGCTGACTAA
- a CDS encoding AI-2E family transporter — MFGPAWMRWGLALPLLTLNLFVLRQLLVPLAPFPGLFLTAALIAFLLNIPSRWLRARGLPSWLAITLVFLAAVGILVISGMTLVPLLIDQLAQLINALPGWLEASQGLIGRLQEWAMARGLPSEFGDLSSDVLTRVSRIASQFSQQLLSILGATLGTTINTVIVLVLAVFFLLGGESITAGLVRWLPQEWRQLVVTTITRTFRGYFAGQVVLALILSAGQIAVFTLLKIPYGVLFAVLIGLTTLIPYASAFTIVAVSLLLAVQDPGMGLAILVAAIGVGQIVDQVIQPRLMGSIVGLQPAWLLIALPLGARAGGLFGFGELLGLLLAVPVASCIKTLIDAWADRQGFDLPSRTISSAQE, encoded by the coding sequence ATGTTCGGTCCTGCCTGGATGCGTTGGGGACTAGCTCTACCTCTTTTAACGCTCAACTTATTTGTGTTGCGTCAGCTGCTTGTGCCGCTAGCGCCCTTCCCGGGGTTGTTCTTGACGGCGGCTCTGATCGCCTTCCTCCTCAACATCCCCTCCCGCTGGCTTCGTGCCCGGGGTCTTCCAAGTTGGCTTGCGATCACCCTTGTTTTTTTGGCGGCTGTAGGAATCCTGGTGATCTCAGGCATGACGTTGGTGCCCCTTTTGATTGATCAACTCGCGCAATTGATCAATGCCTTGCCAGGTTGGCTTGAAGCATCCCAAGGGTTGATCGGCCGTCTCCAGGAATGGGCGATGGCCCGTGGTTTGCCAAGTGAATTCGGAGATCTGAGCAGCGATGTGCTGACGCGTGTCAGTCGCATAGCGAGTCAATTCAGTCAACAGTTGCTGAGCATCCTTGGTGCGACCCTTGGCACCACCATTAATACCGTCATCGTCCTGGTGCTGGCGGTGTTCTTTCTGCTGGGAGGAGAGTCCATCACAGCAGGGTTGGTGCGTTGGTTACCGCAAGAGTGGCGCCAGCTGGTTGTGACCACAATCACCCGCACCTTTCGGGGCTATTTCGCGGGTCAGGTCGTGCTCGCCTTGATTTTGAGCGCCGGTCAGATTGCGGTATTCACGTTGTTGAAGATCCCTTATGGCGTGTTGTTTGCCGTCTTGATTGGCTTAACCACGTTGATCCCCTACGCCAGTGCCTTCACCATCGTTGCGGTGAGCCTTTTGTTGGCTGTGCAAGATCCCGGAATGGGCCTAGCCATTCTGGTGGCAGCGATTGGCGTAGGTCAGATTGTGGATCAGGTGATCCAGCCACGCTTGATGGGGAGCATCGTTGGCTTGCAGCCGGCTTGGCTGCTGATTGCTCTCCCGCTTGGTGCGAGAGCGGGCGGTCTATTCGGTTTTGGAGAACTTCTGGGTCTGTTGCTAGCCGTGCCAGTGGCCAGTTGCATCAAAACCCTGATCGATGCCTGGGCTGATCGTCAGGGCTTTGATCTCCCTTCAAGAACGATCAGCTCTGCGCAGGAATGA
- the bchM gene encoding magnesium protoporphyrin IX methyltransferase has product MSPESLLDDTQAEKQEVKGYFETTGFERWNRIYSETDDVNKVQRNIRIGHQKTVDEVLSWIKESGELSDVSFCDAGCGVGSLSLPLAEMGAGSINASDISEAMANEAQRRAEEAGLNMSKLNFFASDLESLSGSFHTVCCLDVFIHYPQPAAEEMVRHLCSLTEQRLIVSFAPYTPLLALLKGIGQLFPGPSKTTRAYTLKETGIVQAAESCGFKLIRRSLNKAPFYFSRLVEFQKS; this is encoded by the coding sequence ATGTCACCCGAGTCCCTGCTGGACGACACGCAGGCTGAAAAGCAGGAGGTGAAGGGGTACTTCGAAACCACAGGGTTCGAACGCTGGAATCGCATCTACAGCGAAACAGATGATGTGAACAAGGTGCAGCGCAACATTCGCATTGGTCACCAGAAGACCGTGGATGAGGTGTTGAGCTGGATCAAGGAAAGTGGCGAGCTCAGCGACGTGAGCTTCTGTGATGCGGGGTGCGGAGTCGGCAGTCTCAGCTTGCCTTTAGCAGAGATGGGCGCTGGCTCCATCAACGCCAGCGACATTTCTGAGGCGATGGCGAACGAGGCTCAGCGCCGCGCCGAAGAGGCGGGCTTGAACATGAGCAAGCTCAATTTCTTCGCCAGTGATCTCGAAAGCCTCAGCGGCTCGTTTCATACCGTGTGCTGCCTGGATGTGTTCATTCACTACCCACAACCAGCGGCAGAGGAGATGGTTCGCCACCTCTGCAGCCTCACCGAGCAGAGGCTGATCGTGAGCTTCGCTCCTTACACCCCTTTGCTGGCATTGCTTAAGGGCATCGGACAACTGTTCCCTGGCCCCAGCAAAACCACCCGCGCTTACACCCTGAAGGAAACAGGAATTGTGCAAGCCGCTGAATCCTGCGGATTCAAGCTGATTCGTCGCAGCTTGAACAAAGCACCTTTTTACTTCTCGCGCCTTGTTGAATTCCAAAAGAGCTGA
- the rsmH gene encoding 16S rRNA (cytosine(1402)-N(4))-methyltransferase RsmH, giving the protein MPDHSLSSGVAFSHVPVLAETLMRILSEQPPSLWQNTAVIDATLGGGGHSKLILERCPGLRLLGLDQDPTARAAAASRLEPFLERVQIVPVNFAAFEPQEQVSLVLADLGVSSPQLDVASRGFSFRLDGPLDMRMNPAAGAETAADLIERLDVNALADLIYAFGEERLSRRIARRIKADLEAEGAYSGTAALAYAVAGCYPPKARRGRIHPATRTFQALRIAVNDELGVLDRLLQIAPGWLKPDGLLAIISFHSLEDRRVKTAFLQDERLERVTRKPLMASEQEQADNPRSRSAKLRIARRRPDTARPEG; this is encoded by the coding sequence ATGCCCGATCACTCGCTGTCTTCCGGTGTGGCGTTCAGCCACGTGCCCGTATTGGCTGAAACGCTGATGCGGATTTTGTCTGAGCAGCCCCCATCCCTTTGGCAGAACACAGCTGTGATTGACGCCACTCTTGGCGGTGGTGGGCATAGCAAACTCATCTTGGAACGCTGTCCTGGCTTGCGTTTGCTTGGCTTGGATCAGGACCCCACGGCCAGGGCTGCTGCTGCTTCCAGGCTGGAGCCCTTCCTTGAGCGCGTCCAGATCGTGCCGGTCAACTTTGCTGCGTTTGAACCACAGGAACAGGTGTCGCTGGTGCTGGCAGACCTTGGGGTGAGCAGTCCCCAATTAGATGTGGCCTCCAGAGGATTCAGCTTCCGGCTGGATGGTCCTTTGGACATGCGCATGAACCCAGCGGCTGGAGCTGAAACGGCAGCGGATCTGATCGAGCGGCTGGATGTGAATGCCCTGGCTGACTTGATTTACGCCTTTGGCGAGGAACGCTTGTCTCGCAGGATTGCTCGACGGATCAAGGCGGATCTGGAGGCAGAAGGCGCCTATTCGGGCACGGCGGCGTTGGCCTATGCCGTGGCTGGTTGTTACCCCCCGAAAGCCAGGCGGGGAAGGATTCATCCCGCCACGCGCACCTTTCAGGCATTGCGGATTGCTGTGAACGATGAACTGGGAGTGCTGGACCGATTGCTGCAGATTGCGCCCGGTTGGCTGAAGCCTGATGGTCTCCTCGCGATCATCAGTTTTCATTCGTTGGAGGACCGCCGGGTTAAAACCGCCTTTCTTCAGGACGAGCGGCTCGAACGGGTCACGCGCAAACCGTTGATGGCGTCAGAACAGGAGCAGGCAGACAATCCGCGCAGTCGCAGCGCAAAACTCAGAATTGCCAGGCGGAGGCCCGACACCGCTCGGCCTGAGGGATGA
- a CDS encoding DUF456 domain-containing protein, with protein MSIPWSSDWWWWMALLVQLLAIPGTLFPLLPGLIWLPVGGLIWIVAVGWQQAWPELVVALVLFGLGLVADLLALGLASARLKASRWSAAGAGVGLLLAVLGLLPALPFGGPLLGALFGPWLGALAVETWVTKKPPRNLGWLEALRQGSVVGLAVVAGLLVSRLAQLALALLGVAAFIGLSSR; from the coding sequence ATGAGCATCCCTTGGTCTTCAGATTGGTGGTGGTGGATGGCGCTGTTGGTGCAGCTGCTGGCGATTCCGGGCACGCTCTTTCCCCTGCTTCCAGGCTTGATTTGGCTTCCGGTGGGTGGATTGATTTGGATCGTTGCTGTCGGATGGCAACAGGCCTGGCCTGAGCTCGTTGTCGCTTTGGTGTTGTTTGGTCTGGGCCTTGTGGCCGACCTGTTGGCTTTGGGCCTTGCATCGGCGCGTCTCAAGGCCAGCCGTTGGTCTGCAGCAGGTGCCGGGGTGGGGCTGCTCTTGGCAGTGTTGGGCCTGCTTCCGGCCTTGCCTTTTGGAGGCCCACTGCTTGGGGCCTTGTTCGGCCCTTGGCTTGGTGCGCTGGCGGTGGAGACCTGGGTCACAAAAAAGCCACCCCGGAATTTGGGGTGGCTTGAGGCGCTGCGCCAGGGATCCGTGGTGGGATTGGCTGTTGTGGCCGGACTTCTGGTGAGTCGTCTGGCTCAACTGGCCTTGGCACTGCTCGGTGTGGCGGCTTTTATTGGACTCAGCTCTCGCTAA
- a CDS encoding cysteine desulfurase family protein: protein MLPSSDNVLTQSAPIGLDHQATTPCHKDVVKAMEPWWSELWGNPSSRQHRLGLTAAAAVQVAREQLSDCLNCSSEQLVFTSGATEANNIALLGHARAIARERGQAGHLISMVSEHHAVLDPLQQLQREGFRITLLPPGPDGLLDPKKLEDAITKDTQLVSVMLANNEIGVIQPLPEVAAICRDQGVTLHSDAAQAFGHIPLDSQRLGADFLSLSAHKLNGPKGVGALICNLDLAVEPLQWGGGQERGLRPGTLPVPLIIGFAKAAELARSDLASRSQRLERLRNRLWEGLKQRQPTVLLNGDAIERLPHNLNITIPGISGSKLHRALRSRVACSSGSACSRGEPSHVLMALGRSRQEAEASLRLSLGRSTTEHEIDQAIQAINDVIHQLRHKP, encoded by the coding sequence ATGCTGCCAAGTTCCGACAACGTCTTGACTCAATCGGCACCGATTGGCCTCGACCATCAAGCCACAACGCCATGTCACAAGGATGTGGTGAAGGCCATGGAGCCCTGGTGGAGTGAACTGTGGGGCAATCCTTCTAGCCGGCAGCATCGGCTAGGGCTGACGGCCGCCGCCGCCGTGCAAGTGGCCCGAGAACAATTAAGCGATTGCTTGAATTGCTCAAGCGAACAGCTGGTCTTCACCAGCGGGGCCACAGAGGCCAACAACATTGCCCTGCTCGGTCATGCACGAGCCATCGCCCGAGAGAGGGGGCAAGCAGGGCATTTGATCAGCATGGTCAGCGAACATCACGCAGTTCTCGATCCGCTTCAGCAGCTTCAGCGAGAAGGCTTTCGCATCACCCTTCTCCCGCCAGGGCCGGATGGTCTCCTCGACCCAAAAAAGCTTGAGGACGCCATCACCAAAGACACCCAATTGGTGAGTGTGATGCTGGCCAATAACGAAATCGGCGTCATCCAGCCACTCCCTGAAGTCGCGGCCATCTGCAGAGATCAGGGTGTGACGCTGCATAGCGATGCCGCTCAAGCCTTCGGCCACATCCCCTTAGACAGCCAACGTCTTGGCGCAGATTTTCTCAGCCTTAGCGCCCACAAGCTGAATGGACCCAAAGGGGTCGGCGCCCTGATCTGCAACCTGGACTTAGCGGTCGAGCCGCTGCAATGGGGAGGGGGGCAAGAACGGGGGTTGAGACCTGGCACCTTGCCGGTGCCACTCATCATCGGATTTGCCAAAGCGGCCGAGTTGGCACGAAGCGATCTCGCTAGCCGCAGTCAGCGCCTCGAACGTTTGCGCAATCGACTTTGGGAGGGCCTGAAGCAGAGGCAGCCCACGGTGCTTCTCAACGGAGATGCCATCGAGAGACTGCCGCACAATCTCAACATCACGATTCCAGGCATCTCCGGAAGCAAGCTGCATCGAGCACTGAGATCCCGCGTGGCCTGTAGCAGTGGATCGGCCTGCAGTCGCGGTGAACCGTCCCATGTGCTGATGGCCTTAGGTCGAAGCCGCCAAGAGGCGGAAGCCTCCCTACGACTCAGCCTGGGGCGAAGCACCACGGAGCACGAGATCGACCAAGCCATTCAGGCAATTAACGACGTCATCCACCAATTGCGTCATAAACCATGA
- a CDS encoding RNA pseudouridine synthase, giving the protein MAEPAEWRPAALNNGWTYCDRVRQREQSTRLSSVLAQRHRHSCAATWQQRLASGEITLNGLACPDDVEVKAGDWIRWARPPWVEAAVPDQWEVIHDDGDVLVVNKPSGLPVMPGGGFLAHTLTSLLEWRSRSEGEALVPKPIHRLGRFTSGLQVCARRPETRAALSKQFRPNGDCRKTYLALTERMESLQQGQTLVIQTDVVERQHPLLGWIWGPVPPTPEPVRKRLSAHSSVQLRERRETGDLLEVLIHTGRPHQIRIHLSQLGCPLLGDPLYQADQGLTATATPGDGGYQLHAWRLEGLRWPPTKQLSLHAQPPKLLGVQDGAGR; this is encoded by the coding sequence ATGGCTGAGCCGGCGGAATGGCGGCCGGCGGCGTTGAATAACGGCTGGACGTACTGCGACCGGGTTCGACAACGGGAACAGTCCACTCGATTGAGCAGTGTTCTGGCGCAGCGCCATCGCCATTCCTGTGCAGCGACTTGGCAGCAGCGCTTGGCCAGCGGGGAAATCACCCTGAATGGTTTGGCTTGTCCCGATGACGTCGAGGTGAAGGCTGGCGATTGGATTCGTTGGGCGCGTCCTCCCTGGGTGGAGGCTGCGGTTCCTGATCAATGGGAGGTCATTCACGATGACGGCGATGTGCTGGTCGTGAACAAGCCCTCAGGATTGCCGGTGATGCCAGGTGGCGGCTTCCTTGCACACACTCTGACGTCATTGTTGGAGTGGAGGAGCCGCTCTGAAGGAGAGGCCTTGGTGCCAAAGCCGATTCATCGCCTCGGACGGTTCACGTCTGGCCTTCAGGTTTGCGCCCGTCGGCCCGAAACCCGGGCAGCGTTGTCGAAGCAATTTCGACCTAACGGTGATTGCCGAAAAACGTACCTGGCCTTAACGGAGCGTATGGAGAGTCTTCAACAAGGTCAGACGCTTGTCATCCAAACCGATGTTGTGGAGAGGCAGCATCCGTTGCTCGGTTGGATTTGGGGACCAGTGCCGCCCACGCCTGAGCCAGTGCGTAAGCGCTTATCGGCTCACTCTTCAGTGCAACTGAGGGAGCGACGCGAGACGGGAGATCTTTTGGAAGTGCTGATCCATACAGGCCGCCCCCATCAGATCCGCATTCATCTCTCTCAACTTGGGTGTCCCTTGCTCGGAGATCCCTTGTATCAAGCCGATCAGGGCCTGACGGCAACTGCAACCCCAGGTGATGGTGGGTATCAATTGCACGCTTGGCGCCTGGAGGGTTTGCGTTGGCCGCCAACGAAGCAGCTATCGCTCCATGCTCAGCCGCCCAAGCTGTTGGGAGTCCAAGACGGTGCTGGGCGTTGA
- a CDS encoding thioesterase family protein: MAFRSPDEWLKLERIVRFGDTDAAGVMHFHQLLRWCHEAWEDSLERYGIAAADLFPGCRAAQDPPIIALPVVHCAADFLRPVHGGDHLVVTLTPTRVDPSQYEVRFLFQIDDTNVAKGIIRQLAINAETRRRCALPEAIDRWLEASAIGTIGTL; the protein is encoded by the coding sequence TTGGCCTTTCGTTCCCCAGATGAGTGGTTAAAGCTTGAGCGCATCGTGCGTTTTGGCGATACCGATGCAGCTGGTGTGATGCACTTCCACCAACTGTTGCGCTGGTGCCATGAAGCATGGGAGGACAGTCTTGAGCGCTACGGGATTGCCGCAGCGGATCTTTTTCCTGGATGCAGAGCAGCACAAGATCCACCAATCATCGCTTTGCCGGTGGTGCACTGCGCAGCCGATTTTTTACGTCCTGTGCATGGTGGCGATCACTTAGTCGTGACACTGACGCCGACCAGGGTGGATCCCAGCCAATACGAGGTGCGCTTCCTCTTTCAAATCGACGACACCAACGTCGCCAAAGGGATCATTCGCCAACTGGCAATCAACGCTGAAACGCGACGACGCTGTGCTTTGCCAGAAGCAATCGATCGCTGGCTGGAAGCATCAGCAATCGGCACCATTGGAACGCTCTAA
- a CDS encoding NAD(P)H-quinone oxidoreductase subunit H: MTQLETRTEPMVVNFGPHHPSMHGVLRLVVTLDGEDVVDCEPVIGYLHRGMEKIAENRTNVMYVPYVSRMDYAAGMFYEAIVVNAPERLANIPVPKRASYIRVLMLELNRIANHLLWLGPFLADVGAQTPFFYIFREREMIYDLWEAATGQRLINNNYFRIGGVAADLPWGWLEKCRDFCDWFGPKIDEYEKLITNNPIFRRRIEGLGVIGREEAINWSLSGPMLRASGVPWDLRKVDHYECYDDFDWDVVCEKEGDCFARYRVRIEEMRQSLKILRQACDMIPGGPTENLEAHRMAEGKDSPFAGFDYQYVAKKVAPTFKIPNGELYTRLESGKGEIGVFIQGNNDVTPWRFKIRAADSNNLQILPHILKGHKVADIMAILGSIDVIMGSVDR, translated from the coding sequence ATGACGCAGCTGGAAACGCGCACCGAGCCGATGGTGGTCAACTTCGGCCCCCATCACCCCTCCATGCATGGGGTGCTGAGGCTCGTCGTAACCCTGGACGGTGAAGACGTTGTGGATTGCGAGCCGGTGATCGGCTACCTCCACCGCGGCATGGAGAAGATCGCCGAGAACCGCACCAACGTGATGTACGTGCCCTACGTGAGCCGTATGGACTACGCCGCGGGCATGTTTTATGAAGCCATCGTGGTGAACGCTCCTGAGCGCCTCGCCAATATCCCGGTGCCCAAGAGGGCTAGCTACATCCGGGTCTTGATGCTGGAGCTCAACCGGATCGCCAACCACCTGCTTTGGCTTGGCCCCTTCCTCGCTGATGTTGGTGCCCAAACACCGTTCTTTTACATCTTCCGTGAACGGGAGATGATCTACGACCTCTGGGAAGCGGCCACGGGCCAGCGACTCATCAACAACAACTATTTCCGCATCGGTGGCGTTGCCGCCGATTTGCCCTGGGGCTGGTTGGAAAAATGTCGGGATTTTTGCGACTGGTTTGGTCCAAAAATCGATGAGTACGAAAAACTCATCACCAACAACCCAATTTTCCGTCGCCGCATTGAAGGGCTTGGCGTGATCGGCAGAGAAGAGGCGATCAATTGGAGCTTGTCAGGTCCAATGCTGCGAGCTTCCGGTGTGCCTTGGGATCTCCGCAAGGTGGATCATTACGAGTGTTACGACGATTTCGATTGGGATGTGGTCTGCGAGAAGGAGGGTGACTGCTTTGCTCGCTATCGCGTCCGCATCGAAGAGATGCGTCAATCGCTAAAAATCCTGCGCCAAGCCTGCGACATGATCCCCGGCGGCCCCACCGAAAATCTCGAAGCCCACCGCATGGCGGAAGGGAAAGACAGTCCCTTTGCAGGATTCGACTACCAATACGTGGCCAAAAAAGTGGCGCCTACGTTCAAGATCCCGAATGGCGAGCTGTACACCCGCCTGGAATCAGGCAAAGGCGAAATCGGAGTGTTCATCCAGGGCAACAACGATGTGACCCCCTGGCGCTTCAAGATCAGGGCCGCTGACAGCAACAACCTCCAAATCCTTCCTCACATCCTCAAGGGACACAAAGTTGCCGACATCATGGCGATCTTGGGCTCGATCGACGTGATCATGGGATCCGTTGATCGCTGA
- a CDS encoding response regulator transcription factor: MTETPSEVLNPRLLLVDDEPGLRTAVQAYLEDEGFDVTTAEDGEEGFSKAQQMLPDVVISDVMMPRLDGYGLLRKLREDERLGGTPVIFLTAKGMTADRTQGYLAGVDDYIPKPFDPDELVARVRNVAQRQQRLLQEAARFADTDMGQMAKQITEIRSLLAQADALPNQDPVQHNFTPREASVLQLVAEGLMNKEIARQLETSIRNVEKYVSRLFIKTETSSRTELVRYALQHHLVT; encoded by the coding sequence ATGACGGAGACTCCAAGCGAGGTTCTGAACCCACGGTTGCTGCTCGTCGATGACGAGCCTGGTTTGCGCACCGCCGTTCAGGCCTACTTAGAGGACGAAGGGTTTGATGTCACGACGGCCGAGGACGGGGAAGAAGGATTCAGCAAAGCCCAGCAAATGCTGCCAGATGTCGTCATCAGCGACGTGATGATGCCTCGCCTTGATGGCTATGGCTTGCTTCGCAAGCTTCGCGAAGACGAGCGTTTGGGAGGAACGCCAGTGATTTTTCTAACTGCCAAAGGAATGACGGCGGATCGCACTCAGGGCTATCTCGCAGGCGTGGATGACTACATCCCCAAGCCTTTTGACCCTGATGAACTCGTCGCGAGGGTGCGCAATGTTGCCCAGCGGCAGCAGCGGTTGTTGCAGGAGGCAGCACGGTTCGCTGATACCGACATGGGTCAGATGGCCAAGCAGATCACAGAGATCCGCTCGCTTCTCGCCCAGGCAGATGCCCTACCCAACCAGGATCCGGTCCAACACAATTTCACTCCAAGGGAGGCAAGTGTGTTGCAGCTTGTGGCTGAGGGCCTGATGAATAAGGAGATCGCGCGGCAGCTCGAGACCTCGATTCGCAATGTGGAGAAGTACGTGAGCCGGCTCTTCATCAAAACGGAAACCTCCAGCCGCACGGAGCTCGTGCGTTATGCCCTTCAACATCATCTTGTGACCTGA
- the cysC gene encoding adenylyl-sulfate kinase, translating into MAAADNPKATNIVWHQASVDRDTRAEQRGHRSSILWFTGLSGAGKSTLANAVNAALFERGLATYVLDGDNVRHGLCKDLGFSDADREENIRRIGEVAKLFLDAGVIVLTAFVSPFRADRDKARALVNAGDFIEIHCAADLSVCEERDTKGLYAKARAGEIKEFTGISSPYEAPEQPELNVNTGNNSLDSCVEQVIRYLVDQTIIPAQS; encoded by the coding sequence AATCCAAAAGCCACCAACATCGTTTGGCACCAGGCCTCGGTCGATCGCGACACTCGCGCTGAGCAACGCGGGCACCGCAGTTCGATCCTCTGGTTTACAGGCTTAAGCGGGGCGGGCAAAAGCACCTTGGCCAATGCCGTGAACGCTGCTTTATTTGAACGCGGACTTGCTACTTACGTGTTGGACGGCGACAACGTTCGCCACGGCCTCTGCAAGGACTTGGGCTTTTCCGACGCCGATCGAGAAGAGAACATCCGTCGCATCGGCGAGGTGGCCAAGCTGTTCCTCGATGCAGGCGTGATCGTTCTGACTGCGTTTGTGTCCCCTTTCCGGGCTGACCGCGACAAAGCCAGGGCCCTTGTCAACGCGGGAGACTTCATCGAGATCCACTGCGCAGCCGATCTCAGCGTTTGCGAAGAACGCGACACCAAAGGGCTCTATGCCAAAGCGCGTGCGGGAGAAATCAAAGAATTCACTGGAATCTCCAGCCCCTATGAGGCACCCGAACAGCCTGAGCTCAACGTCAACACAGGCAACAACAGCCTGGACAGTTGCGTTGAACAGGTCATCCGTTATCTGGTCGACCAAACAATCATTCCTGCGCAGAGCTGA